One window of the Microtus ochrogaster isolate Prairie Vole_2 chromosome 10, MicOch1.0, whole genome shotgun sequence genome contains the following:
- the Pqlc2 gene encoding lysosomal amino acid transporter 1 homolog: MVWRTLGASNFSICPNGSIQWIWDVFGECAQDGWDEASVGLGLVSILCFAASTFPQYIKACKTGNMDQALSLWFLLGWIGGDSCNLIGSFLADQLPLQTYTAVYYVLADLMMLTLYFHYKYKNRPSPLSAPINSVLLFILGTVCITPLLSITDPVAVPREGFRGRMLLSVEPGNKPFTKKEVIGFVIGSISSVLYLLSRLPQIRTNFLRQSTQGISYSLFALVMLGNTLYGLSVLLKNPELGQSEGSYLLHHLPWLVGSLGVLLLDTIISVQFLVYRNRSAATASEQEPLLPS; encoded by the exons ATGGTCTGGAGGACCCTAGGCGCAAGCAACTTTTCCATCTGCCCCAATGGCTCCATCCAGTGGATCTGGGATGTGTTTGGTGAATGTGCTCAGGATGGCTGGGATGAGGCCAGCGTGGGCCTGGGCTTGGTCTCCATCCTCTGCTTTGCTGCATCAACCTTCCC ccAATACATCAAGGCCTGCAAGACAGGGAACATGGACCAGGCCCTGTCACTGTGGTTCCTCCTGGGCTGGATCGGTGGAGATTCCTGCAACCTCATTGGCTCCTTCCTGGCAGACCAGCTACCCCTGCAG ACCTACACGGCTGTGTACTACGTCTTGGCTGACCTCATGATGCTGACCCTGTACTTCCATTACAAGTACAAGAACCGGCCTTCTCCGT TGTCTGCCCCTATCAATTCTGTGCTCCTCTTCATCTTGGGGACAGTGTGTATCACACCACTGTTAAGCATCACTGATCCTGTGGCTGTCCCCAGGGAAGGCTTCCGGGGACGGATGCTCTTGTCTGTGGAGCCAGGCAATAAG CCCTTCACAAAGAAGGAGGTCATCGGCTTTGTCATCGGCTCCATCTCCAGCGTGCTGTACCTGCTCTCCAGGCTGCCTCAGATCCGCACCAAT TTCCTACGGCAGTCCACCCAAGGCATTTCCTACTCACTGTTTGCGCTGGTGATGTTGGGGAACACGTTGTACGGGCTGAGCGTGCTGCTCAAGAACCCTGAGTTGGGCCAGAGCGAGGGCAGCTACCTGCTGCACCACCTGCCCTGGCTCGTGGGCAGCCTGGGTGTGCTGCTGCTTGACACCATT ATCTCCGTCCAGTTCCTGGTGTACAGGAACCGCTCCGCTGCTACCGCCTCAGAGCAAGAGCCTCTCCTCCCAAGCTGA